ATCAAGCGTTCTACCCATATAAAAATCTTTTGTTTTGTAAGTTGCTGCTGTACACATATCGAACACCTCTTCTTTCTGCTATAATAGTCCTGCAAACAATCTCATAAACAACTGTCCGATCCGTAAATATGCACTCCGTCCTGTGCGGTACTTTTCGGTCACTTCCCTACATTCATTCATTGTTGCTCCAAGATCATCTCTTATATCCAAAACTGTCTGACTATCCGCCATAAAACATCCATTTTCAAAGTGATTATAAAGCAATGCCATTCAGTTAAGCATCATTTTAGTGGTTTTCTGTCATAGAAAGCCACTGTTTTTATGCCTAAAAACTTTAAAAATATTACAAAAAACAGTTGACAAGTAAGCCAATATATGTTGCGCAAGCCTTGATTATAAACATATTTCAAGGAGGCTCATTATGGCTGATTTTTTCTTATCTAATTTAAAATCCACACTCGACAACTGCATCACAGAACTCGATGAAATTCACTCCATGTTCTGCCGTAATCCGGAAAGTGATTTTACCAGGAACCGCAAACTTTCTTTCCGCGAGTATATTCAGTTTATGCTCCAGATGCAGAGTAAATCCGTTTCAAATGCAGTAAACATATGCAGGGCATATCTCAAACACGGCGGTGATGAAACAGAGACCATGCTTCTCATACAAAAGTATCTGACACCTGTCAGGTACAATCGAAAATATCCTATCCACCTCAGTCCAAAGAGAAATAGGGATTTCATGTATCGGGTTACATAAATCTCGTTACTATTATACTGCATTATGAGGCAGATATGCAATCTGTCTTTTTGTCATAAAAAACCTTATCTAAATGACATTGAATGATTTATTTTCTATCTAAAATTTTATTAAACCGACTAAAGACTCCATAGTTTGTGTGTTTGACTTACTGTTTATATCTATCTTCTCCTAAATATTTTTCTAGTCATTGCAATATAAAATTGCTTATACAGTCTCTCCCTTAAGAGTCCTGGTATTCTGGATAATATACAGAGCGACCGATATGACCATCATTATAGCGCACAAACCAATCAACAGATCTGATACCATCGGTGTAATGTGGAACCATATAATATGCACCGCTGCAGTTCCATATAATAAAAAGGTTACTATCTTTCCATGCCAGTCTGCACCATGTACTTTTCCTGTCTTTCGTATCACAAGACATCCACTGACTACCATATACAGCTCCTTACCTGCCATTATTACGATTAAAAGAAACACATACAATACAATGGAAAACTCAATTTAACCTCAACAAGGTTTGTTTTTTCATCCATGCAAAATCTTCTTTGTACAACAGACTGTTAGATATAACAAAAACGGCCTTTCAAAAACAGTTAACTTCTAAATCAACTGTTTTTTGAAAGGTCGTTTCATCAGATTCTTATAGCAATCCAGCAAATAATCTCATAAATAATTGTCCCAGTCGCAAATATGCACTTCGTCCGGTTTGATATTGGTCTGTCACATCACGACATTCTCCCATCGTTCTTATCAAATCATTTTTTATTTCCACAACTGCCTGACAATCTGCCATAAAACAGCCGTTTTCAAAATGGTGATATAAACTTCGATAATCCAGATTAATTGTTCCACAGGTTGCCATACAATCATCTGCCACACTCATTTTTGCATGACAGAAACCAGGAGTCCACTCATAAACACGAACACCATGTTTAACTAATCCATGATAAAAAGAACGAGTTATATTATAAATGAACTTCTTATCAGGGATACCCGGTGTGATAATTCTTACATCTACCCCTCGCTTAGCAGCCAGGCATAACGCATGTGTCATTTCATCTGTTATGATTAGATATGGAGTCATAAACCAACAGTATTTTTCAGCTTTATTTATCATACTGATATAAACTTCTTCTCCTACCTGCTCATTATCCATAGGACTGTCTGCATAAGGTTGAACAAACCCAGTTTGCTGTGCCGCATAATCATAATGGAAAAGGTATTTACTAAAATCAGAATCATTAGCATCCTTATCACTTACTGCATTCCACATCTCCAAAAATGTCACCGTAAGCGACTGAACAGCATCTCCTTCTAAACGAATACCTGTATCTTTCCACTGTCCGTACGGGTGTGTGTAATTAAAATATTCATTTGCGAGATTATATCCACCTGTAAATCCGACTTTTCCATCAATAACTGTTATTTTTCTATGATCACGGTTGTTCAAAAACAGATTTAAACCTGGCATAAACGGATTGAATACACGGCAATGAATTCCTATTCGCTCCATTTTTTTCACAAAATCTGTATTAATAAAGCCTATAGAACCCATCATCTCAAAATTCCGCTCGGTAATACGCTCCATCACCTTATCTTCATAGAGTGAGGAAAACAGCCTGTCCAGTTCTGCAAGGCGTTTGTTCAGTTTTCTTTGCTCCTTTTCCAGTGCCTTTGCCTTGCTCTGGTCTGTTTCCGTGAGCCGCTTTTCAATCGCCCTCACTGCCTTTTCATCATTGACTGCCATATCCGCAAATCGGTTGATGTCGGTGAGGACAGCGTTGAACAAGTCCCTCGCTTCAATGCTGTGTGCGGTACACATGATATTACCGTATCTGCCATAATTATTGCAGGAATATTGTACGCAGTCGATGATGTCGGGGCGTTTCCTCCTGTTGGCACTCATAGCCCGCATCGCATAGCCGCAGTCCGCACACTTAATAACGCCTGCAAAGATGTTCTCAAAGCCGCCCTTGTTTTCTGGTAATCTGCGGCTTGTAATAAGCTGCTGTACGGTATCAAATTCCTCCTGCGTGACTATCCCCTCATGGGTGTCTGGTATCACTTCCCATTCTTCGGGCAGCTTAGAGGGGCGTTTCTTGCTTTTCATGTTGGCGGCAATCCGCTTGTAGCCTGCAAGGTTTCCCGCATATATCGGGCTTCTTAAAATGCCCCTTACGCTGTTCTCGCTCCAAATATAACGGTTCTCCTCATTCTCCTCAAAATACCTCTCATAGCCTGTTGCCCCCTGCTCCGCCGCATAAGCGGCGGGGCGTAAGATATGCTGTTTGTTGATGTGCTTGCGGATTTTGGCGATTCCGTTGCCCGCTAACGCAAGGTCAAATATTTCCCTTACCACATGGGCAACTTTGTCATCTATCAGCAGATGGTTGTGGTCGGCGGGGTCTTTGACGTAACCGTATGGTGCTGTCGTCCCCATGAATTTCCCCTGCTGAAACCTCGCTCGGTACGCCGATTTTATCTTGACCGACACATCGGCGGAATACATTTCGTTTAGGATGTTGCGGAAAGGCGTGATGTCCATAGCGGATTTATTGAGCGTGTCCACGCCGTCATTGACCGCTATATACCTCACATTATGCTCTGGGAAAAACACTTCCAGATACAGTCCGCAATCAAGATAGTTCCTCCCCAGACGAGATAAATCTTTCGTGATAACGCAGTTTATCAGACCGCTTTCAATGTCCTTAATCATGTTCTGGAAACTTGGTCTTTGGAAATTTGTACCAGAGTAACCGTCGTCCACATACGTTTTTGCTAAGTGCCATCCCTGCTTTTTCACATAATCCGTGAGGATGGATTTCTGTGTCGCAATGCTCGCACTCTCGTTATCCGTGCCATCGTCTTTTGACAAGCGGCAGTACATGCCGACTTCATAAATCTTGTTCTCCATTCTTATTCCTGCCATACTGTAAAACCTCCATATCTGTCCTATCTGTTTTCATGTTCCATTGCGTACATTCTAAGCGGACAGCCCCTCATTGTCGAAGGTGTCGCCCTCGGCAATCTTCTTCCGAATATCCTCGGAAATAATCGGGATAAACGCTTCTGTGACTGTCTGCGTGCCGACATATTCACGGCTGATTATCATCTGAACTGGTGCTTTCGGCACGATACGCTTTCTCTTTTTATCTGCTTTCTTATCCTCGCCCATACTTAAATCTTCCTTTCCAGACAGGGCAGGAGAACGTCTGGAAACGCCCCGCCCTGTCAATCAGATACCATCAATCCCCGCTGTTT
The sequence above is drawn from the Coprococcus comes ATCC 27758 genome and encodes:
- a CDS encoding phospholipase D-like domain-containing protein → MAGIRMENKIYEVGMYCRLSKDDGTDNESASIATQKSILTDYVKKQGWHLAKTYVDDGYSGTNFQRPSFQNMIKDIESGLINCVITKDLSRLGRNYLDCGLYLEVFFPEHNVRYIAVNDGVDTLNKSAMDITPFRNILNEMYSADVSVKIKSAYRARFQQGKFMGTTAPYGYVKDPADHNHLLIDDKVAHVVREIFDLALAGNGIAKIRKHINKQHILRPAAYAAEQGATGYERYFEENEENRYIWSENSVRGILRSPIYAGNLAGYKRIAANMKSKKRPSKLPEEWEVIPDTHEGIVTQEEFDTVQQLITSRRLPENKGGFENIFAGVIKCADCGYAMRAMSANRRKRPDIIDCVQYSCNNYGRYGNIMCTAHSIEARDLFNAVLTDINRFADMAVNDEKAVRAIEKRLTETDQSKAKALEKEQRKLNKRLAELDRLFSSLYEDKVMERITERNFEMMGSIGFINTDFVKKMERIGIHCRVFNPFMPGLNLFLNNRDHRKITVIDGKVGFTGGYNLANEYFNYTHPYGQWKDTGIRLEGDAVQSLTVTFLEMWNAVSDKDANDSDFSKYLFHYDYAAQQTGFVQPYADSPMDNEQVGEEVYISMINKAEKYCWFMTPYLIITDEMTHALCLAAKRGVDVRIITPGIPDKKFIYNITRSFYHGLVKHGVRVYEWTPGFCHAKMSVADDCMATCGTINLDYRSLYHHFENGCFMADCQAVVEIKNDLIRTMGECRDVTDQYQTGRSAYLRLGQLFMRLFAGLL